The genomic interval GTCAAGATTCTTGCGCGTCAACCGCACCGTGCGCCGGTTGACCGTGAAACTGGCCGCTACCGCCTCGCTGAATGCAGGATTCAGTGTGTTCCTGGTGGCGGTGGTCATTGCCCTGATCGTCTACTTTGCCGGCATCAGGGCCCAGCATGGAGCCTTGACCGCGGGTGACTTCGTTTCCTTCATGGGGGCCATGATCCTGCTTCAGCAACCCATCAAGAGTCTGTCCCGCATCAACGTGGACCTGAATCGGGGCCTGGCAGCGGCCCAGACGGTGTTCTCCCTGCTGGACCAGCCCATGGAAAGGGATGCCGGCAACTTGCCCATCGACCGTGCCCAGGGCGCGATTTCCCTCCGGAACCTGGGGTTCAGCTATCTGGATGAAGGCCCTTCGGTGTTGCAAGGCATCTCTCTGGAAATCCGACCCGGAGAAACCGTGGCCTTTGTCGGCCACTCCGGAAGCGGCAAGACCACGCTGGTCAACCTCATCGCCCGCTTCTACCATGGACATACGGGGGACATCCTGCTGGATGGGATATCCATCCACGCCTACCGCCTGGCCGACTACCGGCGCCAGTTCGCCATGGTGGGTCAGGACACCACCCTGTTCAACGACACGGTGACGGCCAACATCGCCTATGCCGATTCCAATCCCGACCCTGCCCGGGTGCGGGCCGCAGCCCAGGCCGCATTCGCCGCCGATTTCATCGAACAGTTACCTGGCGGCTACGAGGAGATGCTGGGTGAAGACGGGGTGCGTCTCTCCGGTGGCCAGCGCCAGCGCCTGGCCATCGCCCGGGCCATCTACCGGGATGCTCCCATCCTCATGCTGGACGAGGCCACGTCCGCCCTGGATACCGAGGCGGAGCGCA from Thiobacillus sp. carries:
- the msbA gene encoding lipid A export permease/ATP-binding protein MsbA — encoded protein: MTSATDIYLRLLGYFRPYRVIALLTILLMAASGGIEAVMVRLLKTLVDGFADIASGMQPLWQMPAILFVVALGRMIAGYGNEYASTWLAARVTHDVREQMYERLLRLPVATYDKSSVGELLSRVTYDVNGIMSAGLQVITVLVRDGVLAIGLLGILFYTDWQLALFCAILIPGVGLSMYVVARRQRRLSLQTQDSMGALARILNETLGGHRVVKIFGGQAFEASRFLRVNRTVRRLTVKLAATASLNAGFSVFLVAVVIALIVYFAGIRAQHGALTAGDFVSFMGAMILLQQPIKSLSRINVDLNRGLAAAQTVFSLLDQPMERDAGNLPIDRAQGAISLRNLGFSYLDEGPSVLQGISLEIRPGETVAFVGHSGSGKTTLVNLIARFYHGHTGDILLDGISIHAYRLADYRRQFAMVGQDTTLFNDTVTANIAYADSNPDPARVRAAAQAAFAADFIEQLPGGYEEMLGEDGVRLSGGQRQRLAIARAIYRDAPILMLDEATSALDTEAERMVQAALDNLMRNRTTLVIAHRLSTIEKADRIVVMQQGRIVESGTHAELLAKGGVYAAMHAVQFQEAE